The nucleotide window ACTACATACGTACGTTACTCTCCATTATGATGTCGACGTATCTAAAAATATACGgaaccctatattttgatcaggtgatcggagtaatccgtaatcagagtcagtgtgccaagaatggcttaacaatcggtatgaaacacgtcagacattatttgactcaatgatatgATGTCATGCCTAGACCATatgtgaatatatttgtttcatatttggatacCCAATGAATATAGACATTAATGACAAACTAACGTATCGACTTTGTGACAAACAAGATGAATTCAGTTTCTATGGGTTGTTCATGTCTGTAAAGCAATATTTGCGTACAAGAGAGCATGTCgccattttcacaaaaaatctcAGGACTAAGATAAAGTTTTTGTATCTGCTTTATACTCTACTGAGTGCTAATATGCCCTGAGTAAGAACGCCAGTTTATCACCTATTCATATACTTAATTTTGCTCATTCAAAAATGTATGAGTGAGAATTAATGAATAATTACAGTCTTTTGGAATGTTCAACTTAATCGTAATATTTTCTGTGAAAAAGGCCACTGGTCTACGTATAATCCTTTTTAAGCGAGGCAGGTTACAGACACATAAAATGATGTTACAACGGATaccaacagtcttgtttaaagtctgTGTTTCGTAAATCATATGGtggttataatgatcttatttacGAAGAAAGCCTGCCATTAGGTCTAATCCCGTCTGCTATagcttttgttttcatatggaTTCTGATCACGGATGGTCCCCTTACCTGATCACGATAACACAATCATGACGTGTGAACCTGTCAAcaatggatgcttactcctccaaggcacctgatccacctatataatttgtattgtttacagGATTATGAGATTACTCAGTATTCGTCatctttatctttttttttttcatgcaaaTAACACATATGGTGTAGGTGGATTTAATTGTAAAGTGACTTGCTTTACTATACATGGAAATGTACATTTCCCAGAGTCCAAAAGAGGAGGTGAAGACGGCTGTTCGTGCAGCTTTGGATGCTGGCTACCGACACATAGACACGGCATACAATTACAAGAATGAAGATGCTATCGGGGAAGTTATTCAAGAGTACATAAAGGCTGGAAAACTGAAGAGACAAGAGCTGTTTATTGTCACTAAGGTAACGGATGTATTTTGAGAAAATAATCACGCGGCATTGTATTGTTTTcctttgaaatattgtttatcttctttttaaatttagattATTGGGTTTTAGGTATGCATGTAGAAATATATCGCCTCATTGATAGGACCATATCGACTTCGTAAGCAATTGGTATATGCATGATTCTGTATATTACTAGAACTTAAGTCTCTCATATTTCCTTCGATTTTATTTGATCAATTTAGGTTTTGAACAGCAACCTTTACAGCATGAACTTTACGATTATGTATGTAACTACTAGTAGTTCCCCTAAAACCATGCTAATCAGCTGGAAAATAACGTTTCAAGATCTCTATGGTCAGGCAGACGCAAGGCCATTTTACATTTGTGCTGTCAGGTGTTTGTTTGATTAAATCAGATCATACAATAGACACATAGTTGTATGACCATGTGACAATACAGACACAAACATGTCTAGTGACTCTGATGACTATATCTACACCAATTCTGATGAGGTAGGGGTACTAAACATTGGTAAGTTTTAAATAAAACCTTCAGATTCATCTGCAGTTGACATCTTCAAGTCATAAGACAAAAACTACCAGGAAGGTTTTTATAAAGAATTCTAGAATAACAGTATTTTTATCTTAGTTACACACATCTCTCCAAACTAAAATGCAACCTCGTTCGAATTCGCCAATGTTTCATATCTCTTGTCATGCGCGGATGGATATCTGTATAAAAAGGTGTACCTATCATTCAGCTTCCCATGATTCACATGGATCCAACACTGGTAAAGCGATCATTGGAGATGAGTTTAAAGAATCTGCAGTTATCGTATGTAGACATGTACCTGATTCACTTCCCTATACCCTTGGCGGTAAGCGCACTctttgtttttatcttttttgtaaaaaaaaatgtataaaaaactaaaattactttgttaccAGATGTTTACTGCACTGTAAATACATGGAACTCGGTGGAAGTAATCCTCACCGACGGGTTcaataggaaaatatttttgtgaattATCATGAATTGAAATTGACATCCACTGGTAGATAGTTTTAAAGAATAGAGAAAAGCAATTAAGTAAAATAACTGGAAATAGAAAAATGAACCGATTATTTTACTAACTGTACATTCTTTATAATTGTTTATTCTGTCTAAGAAGAAAGGTacttatttaagtgttttagaTGGTAGTGACAACGCATATAGTATTTATTCATCTGTTGTTTCGATTGCACATATATAACTATTATGTAATGTTTTCCCCATTACCGACCACTTTCAAGTCTTTAAGAGCGAGTACAGCGAGCTCTAAAGTTAGAACTTGGAAAATATGAGTATGCACATATGGCAATTGAATCTTATTATTTCATAGACCCACCACTGCTTCAGTTATATCATATCGTTGAAACATAGACCGTGACGTCACACATTTATCGTCTTGTCTCGGCTATGAGCGATATAATATACCGGTGGCAGTATCTCTTTAGTAGAGCATTCCTTCGTAGCCGGGAGATCGTTAGTTCGAGTTTTACCCGTGCCATGGTCAAACCTAAGAAGTAAACATCGGTAGTGATTGCTTCCTTGGGAAACGCTcagtatttagaagtgagaattacgggtcttttggatatgacatAAAAACGGAAGTTCCATGTCGCGGCAGGtgttggcatgttaaagaaccctcagaGCTACGTTTCTGAGCGCtaatcataggcctaaatttgtggtacttcaccttcaGCTAGGGatatctcaatatgagtgaaaaattctcgacagaCGTGAAACAAACGAACACAACTGAAacattatatttcattgtaGTGGATCACAACACTATGTTCAAATTAAGATAAATTACTTTTAAAGTGTGTAATCTCCGATGTATTTATGCTGGAACAAGAAGATGGTCTTAAGGAGTATGGGAGTTTTCATTTTTCGATGCTTAATGTCGAGTGGACGGATACGTAAAATCGAATACTCTTGTTCTAATCTTTAGCCGCTGGGAAACTCGGCTGCGTCCAGTAATAAGCGTTATTTCCGAGAATAGATCGGGGAAATTGTATGTCGGGATCCCTAAATAGGTCGTGAATTATCTTATGTATACAACACTGCGCTTGACCTAGCGGTAACACCCTCAATATATCACATCATATAAAATCAGAAGTATGTTTTGCTATTCTAATAGCTTTCACTTCCTTTTGGGgtatttaacattttaaatatttagatTCCTTAATCTAACCTGATAAGGATGTATTTGTCGAGCTTGAAATCAGCTCTGTGAGCATGTTAAAGATTCGCAAACCTCGAAAAATGAGTATTGATACGCAACATTCGATAATAAAACGATCATTGTCTTTCTGAAATTAAACATTGGTAAATAGAGTAtatgattctgataaaatatTATTCTAAAATTTATAGAATAAACTTTgtgtttaaaattatttgattgtCGATGCTTCTCCAAGTATCGTTATTGGGTTACAAAATTCCTAGTTGTTATatatgcattattttttttgcCATGTACAATGATGACAGGATCAGTAACGTAACTCAGAATGTTTCATCTAATAGTTTATAAaatctagatacatgtatagccGGAAACTGTTTTTAGTATGATGGGAATGACGATGATGTGTTTCCAACGAATGAGGCTGGACTGTGGAAACCTGGGGAGAAATCTGATCTGATAGGAACATGGAAGGTACTCTACTGGGCTTTATTTGAGTTTAAGATGAAAGAGTAACGATAAGATGCTTccacctcctaggcacttgatcgtacctctggtgtttccaggggtccgagGTTGCCCTGCTCAAAGTTTTGTTATCTCGACATCATTCATGAGATCTATCTTTATCTTTGTCCTGATTACTTGACAGGTAATGGAAGAACTCCTTGACTTGGGTCTGACTAAATCTATAGGAGTGTCCAACTTCAGCGTCTCACAAATTGAAAGGATCTGTGAAGTGGCCAAACACAAACCTGTCACTAATCAAGTAGGTCATATCACAGGGATTTTCAATTTACTAATTTGTTACGCACATGAATAAATCTAGTTcttctgggtttttttctttcactAGGTGGAATGTCACATTTATCTGCAACAGAAAGAATTGTTCGATGCGTTAAAGAAGCGAGGCATAACAATCACAGCCTACTCACCTCTAGGGAGTCCAGGGAGGCCCACATTCATGTGTGTAGTAGAAACATCTATAGACGTTTTAATATGAAAGATTAATTTATTAAATATGAGGCATTCAATTACTCCACATTCGTTAGTACATGCATCTTTCTTGATTATAACAGAATAAGTATTATATATGCCCATTGCTAGAAATCCATTAAACATGACAGAATATGAATCAACCTGAACTTGAAATAATGTTCAATATACAGGAAAGGACCAGAAGAACCTGTTGTAATGGAAGATCCAATTATCCTGAAATTGGCTGAGAAGTATGGAAAAACCCCTGCGCAGGtactcaaatacatgtaataatgggAAACAAATAGAGAAATCGTGTATACATACGTATAGATTATCTCAATCAAAACCAAATAAAGATTATGCGATAAATTTCTATGGTAGTCCTACAACCATTTtcataacaacaacaaaattaattGCGATAAAACGTTTTTATAGTGCCTGACACTGATGAATGGTGGTTTAATTGTTATGGAAGATCCataatgaaacaaaatgttaGACAATATCTAACGTTAGTAGTTTAGAAAGTGGCAccaaataaatatatgtaagtGAACAAGAAAGGCTTCCAACAAGCAGAGACGACGAATGTACATTTCCTACCGCGCACCTGCTTATACACAATGTAGCCAAAATTTTATcatattagctgacctgtttttatattcttataagtcagaatttattcaaaagcttctacataagaaataaatatcttgctgtggcctccaactcgacatttagatatatcaacgttttatatatcaaaaataattttttttacttcatatatcgattcgatgtATCATAGTGAACTCGAAGTAAAAGAAAtacacatctgcttcgtacttaaatattttattagaaatatatattaacggcaagctaactcaactttacgacaaacgggatgacatcagtttctccatcgtcaacttctcatatttatgtagcaatattccattattactgcatgcaaggtgaagataacgaacagtgatcaatctcataactcctataagcaatacaaaatagatagttgggcaaacacggacccctggacacaccagaggtgggatcaggtgcttaggaggagtaagcatcccctgttgaccggtcacacccgccgtgagccctatggtgtttatatctctcaactgattcaataagcaagagcttattctgcatatgatcagtttttaaattgatacaGGCTACTGACAACCAGGTTgttgttacagaggtttcaacaatctcgtttaaagtcagcatttagcaaatcaaattatattgtcgttataactatCTCGTTTGCCAATGCATTATGTCATAGAGTCAAATgttgtatgacgtgtttcataccaattgttaagccgttcttgggaCATTGAttctgactacagattactccgtttatctaaaaaaaaaacatagggctcacgacgggtgtgactggtcgacagggatgcttactcaacATCGGTACCTGATCCAATCTCTGggatgtccaggggtccgtgtttgcccaagtctctattttgtattccccataggagttatgcgatcgatcactgttagttatcttcaccttttcagaATGTGATAAAACGGTTGATAAATCATTTAACttcctttctctctctctctctctctctctctctctctctctctctctctctctctcacacacacacacacacacacacacacacacacacacacaagatTAAATATCTTGTAGTTTTAGTGGTTGGTATTATTATGTGTAGACTTTGTTggtttgttattattctctgttaatattggccacattacGCCATTCTTTTCATTTGTCTTGAAAAAGGGACatgtcgtcccgaaaatttgacaatctcattgcacgtgtcgttggtcattttagtggtttgtatatatcaatatatcttCTAGATTTGTATACGGAATCTCATGCAAAAAGGCATGATAGTGATTCCCAAGAGTGTGACTCCGGAGAGAATACGTAGTAACTTCCAGGTATGGACGCCGTGTTGACACTATGCAATATGTAACAAAGTTTGAGGTATAAGTGCCGTTGTTGATTAAATGTgctataaaatgtttgtcttgTAATATTAAAATAGATCCTGATGACggtttgaatttaatgaattacaaaatctctctttacattttatatcatttcaaaCTTATCTGGTTAATTCATTCCAGGTTTTCAATTTTTCCCTATCGAAGCAAGAGATGGATGAGGTCACCAAAATTACAACAGAAAAACGTTACCTTGACATGGCTGCAATGTAAGTTAGATCTCcatgtagaatttattttaacGCATTTGCCTGTATATTTCTCAATATTGCTATTAA belongs to Ostrea edulis chromosome 7, xbOstEdul1.1, whole genome shotgun sequence and includes:
- the LOC130047624 gene encoding aldo-keto reductase family 1 member B10-like, with the protein product MDSSFTFAKLCNGSSMPAVGLGTWQSPKVEVQTAVRAALDAGYRHIDTAYNYKNEDGIGEVLQEYIKAGNVKREDLFIVTKLPMIHMDPKLVKKSIEMSLKKLQLSYIDLYLIHHPVQLEYDGDDENTFPRTEAGGWKAADKSDLLGTWKGMEEVVDLGLAKSIGVSNFSISQIERICKVAKHKPVTNQVECHIYLPQTEMVEALNKLGITVTAYAPIGSPGRPSQIKNEGEPVALEDPVILKLSKKYGKTPAQSPKEEVKTAVRAALDAGYRHIDTAYNYKNEDAIGEVIQEYIKAGKLKRQELFIVTKLPMIHMDPTLVKRSLEMSLKNLQLSYVDMYLIHFPIPLAYDGNDDDVFPTNEAGLWKPGEKSDLIGTWKVMEELLDLGLTKSIGVSNFSVSQIERICEVAKHKPVTNQVECHIYLQQKELFDALKKRGITITAYSPLGSPGRPTFMKGPEEPVVMEDPIILKLAEKYGKTPAQICIRNLMQKGMIVIPKSVTPERIRSNFQVFNFSLSKQEMDEVTKITTEKRYLDMAAMFKDHPERPWL